The Thermosynechococcus sp. CL-1 genomic interval TGCCGCTCACATTGATGCGGGTAAAACAACCACAACTGAACGTATTCTTTTCTATTCCGGTGTGGTGCACAAAATTGGCGAAGTGCACGAGGGTACCACGGTTACCGACTGGATGGAACAGGAGCGGGAGCGGGGCATCACCATTACAGCCGCCGCCATCAGCACCTCTTGGAAAGACCATCAGATCAATATTATTGACACCCCCGGCCACGTGGACTTCACGATTGAGGTGGAGCGCTCCATGCGGGTTCTTGATGGGGTGATTGCGGTATTCTGCTCCGTCGGTGGTGTGCAACCCCAGTCAGAAACCGTATGGCGGCAAGCCGATCGCTACAGCGTCCCGCGCATCGTCTTTGTCAACAAGATGGATCGCACTGGGGCAAACTTCTACAAAGTCTATGACCAGATTCGCGATCGCCTGCGGGCAAATGCTGTGCCGATTCAGTTGCCCATTGGTGCTGAAGATCAGTTCAAAGGCATCGTTGATCTGGTGCGGATGCGCGCCAAAATCTACAAAGACGACCTTGGCAAGGAAATCGAAGATACCGAAATTCCTGCCGAGATGACTGAACTGGCGGAAGAGTATCGCACCAAGCTCATCGAGGCAGTTGCCGAAACCGATGATGCCCTCATGGAAAAATACTTTGAGGGGGAAGAACTCACAGAAGAGGAAATCCGCGCCGCCCTACGCAAAGGGACGATCGCTGGCACCATTGTGCCGATGCTCTGTGGCTCCGCCTTCAAAAATAAAGGCGTGCAATTGCTCCTTGATGCCGTGGTGGACTATCTGCCAGCGCCCATTGACATTCCAGCGATTAAAGGTCATCTGCCCGATGGCACAGAGGTAGAGCGGGCTGCCGACGATGATCAACCCCTAGCGGCATTAGCCTTCAAAATCATGTCGGATCCCTATGGCCGCCTCACCTTCGTGCGCGTTTATTCCGGTGTTCTCAAAAAAGGCAGCTATGTCCTCAATGCCACTAAGGGCAAGAAAGAGCGCATTTCTCGTCTGATTGTGCTCAAAGCCGATGAGCGGATTGAAGTAGATGAACTGCGAGCCGGCGATTTAGGAGCTGCCTTGGGTCTGAAGGAAACCTTCACGGGGGATACCCTCTGCGATGAAAGCTCGCCCGTGATTCTTGAATCGCTCTACATTCCAGAGCCAGTGATTTCCGTGGCTGTGGAACCCAAAACCAAGCAGGACATGGAAAAACTCTCCAAAGCCCTGCAAGCCCTCTCTGAGGAAGACCCCACCTTCCGCGTCAGCGTTGATCCTGAAACCAACCAAACCGTGATTGCGGGCATGGGGGAACTGCACCTCGAGATCCTTGTGGATCGGATGCAGCGGGAGTTCAAAGTGGAAGCCAATATTGGCCAACCCCAAGTGGCCTACCGCGAAACGATTCGCAAACCTGTCCGTGCCGAAGGCAAGTTTATCCGTCAAAGTGGCGGTAAAGGCCAGTATGGTCACGTTGTGATTGAAGTAGAGCCTGCCGAACCCGGTACTGGGTTTGAATTTGTCTCCAAAATTGTTGGTGGTGTCGTCCCCAAAGAGTACATTCCACCCGCTGAGCAGGGAATGAAGGAAGCCTGTGAATCGGGGATTTTGGCAGGGTACCCAGTGATTGACCTCAAGGTCACATTAGTGGATGGCTCCTACCACGAGGTTGACTCCTCAGAAATGGCCTTCAAAATTGCTGGCTCCATGGCCATTAAAGAGGCAGTGATGAAAGCCAATCCGGTGCTGCTGGAGCCAATGATGAAGGTCGAGGTCGAGGTTCCAGAAGAATTCCTTGGGACAGTGATGGGAGACCTCATTTCCCGTCGCGGTCAAATTGAGGGACAAACCGTGGAAAATGGCATTGCCAAAGTGACGGCAAAAGTCCCTCTCGAACGGATGTTTGGTTATGCCACTGACATTCGCTCGAATACCCAAGGTCGGGGAATTTTCTCGATGGAATTTAGCCATTACGAGGAAGTCCCCCGTAATGTGGCTGAGGCGATCATTGCCAAAAATAAAGGGAACGCATAGTCTATACGAGGAACAACATGGCACGCGCTAAATTTGAACGAACCAAACCCCACGTTAACATCGGTACGATTGGTCACGTTGACCACGGTAAAACCACACTGACCGCAGCCATCACCATGACATTGGCTGCCCAAGGGAAAGCTCAGGCTCGCAAATACGATGAGATTGATGCTGCCCCTGAGGAAAAAGCCCGTGGGATTACCATCAACACGGCTCACGTGGAGTATGAGACCGAAAAACGTCACTATGCCCATGTGGATTGCCCCGGCCACGCTGACTATGTGAAAAACATGATCACGGGTGCCGCCCAAATGGACGGTGCTATTCTCGTGGTGGCCGCTACTGATGGTGCGATGCCCCAAACCAAGGAGCACATTCTCTTGGCTCGTCAGGTGGGGGTGCCCAGCATTGTTGTCTTCCTGAACAAAGTGGACATGGTGGACGACGAAGAACTGCTGGAGCTGGTGGAACTGGAACTGCGGGAACTCCTCAGCGAATATGAATTCCCCGGTGACGAAGTGCCCATCATCCGTGGTTCGGGTCTGAAAGCCCTTGAAGCCATGACCGCCAATCCAAAAACCCAACGCGGTGAAAATGAGTGGGTCGATAAAATCTACGAGCTAATGGATGCCGTGGATAACTACATTCCCACCCCTGAGCGGGATGTGGATAAGCCCTTCCTGATGGCCGTAGAAGACGTGTTCTCCATTACCGGTCGGGGTACCGTGGCCACGGGCCGGATTGAGCGCGGTCGCATTAAACTCAACGAAACGGTTGAACTCGTGGGTCTGCGGGAAACTCGCACAACGACGGTCACCGGTATTGAAATGTTCAAGAAGAGCCTCGAAGAGGGGATTGCCGGTGACAACGCTGGTTTGCTCCTGCGCGGCCTGAAAAAAGAGGATGTGGAACGGGGAATGGTGATTGCCAAACCCGGCTCCATTACGCCCCACACCCAATTTGAGGGTGAAGTGTACGTGCTCACTGAAAAAGAGGGTGGCCGTAAAACCCCCTTCTTTGCCGGTTACCGTCCGCAGTTCTATGTGCGTACCACCGATGTGACCGGTACGATTACCTCCTTCACCGCTGATGATGGTAGCGCCGCTGAAATGGTGATGCCTGGTGACCGCATCAAAATGACCGTGGAACTGATCCAGCCCATTGCCATTGAGCAGGGGATGCGCTTTGCCATCCGTGAAGGTGGCCGGACGATTGGTGCGGGTGTTGTCTCCAAAATCCTGAAGTAGTTGATCTTATGGCCGCTAGCCTTTCTGTGGTGTTGGCGGCCTTTTTTTGTCTGAATTTTGTCGGATTGTCTCTGAACCTTGACAAGTAAGGAAGATTCCTATGGCTGCTCTACAACAGAAAATTCGTATTCGCCTTAAGGCCTTTGATCATCGCTTGCTCGATACTTCCTGCGATCGCATTGTCGATACTGCAAAAAGAACCGGCGCTTCCCCCGTTGGCCCAATTCCCCTACCCACTCGCCGTCGAATCTATTGCGTCCTGCGATCGC includes:
- the rpsJ gene encoding 30S ribosomal protein S10; amino-acid sequence: MAALQQKIRIRLKAFDHRLLDTSCDRIVDTAKRTGASPVGPIPLPTRRRIYCVLRSPHVDKDSREHFETRTHRRILDIYQPSPKTIDALMKLDLPAGVDIEVKL
- the fusA gene encoding elongation factor G — its product is MARTTPLERVRNIGIAAHIDAGKTTTTERILFYSGVVHKIGEVHEGTTVTDWMEQERERGITITAAAISTSWKDHQINIIDTPGHVDFTIEVERSMRVLDGVIAVFCSVGGVQPQSETVWRQADRYSVPRIVFVNKMDRTGANFYKVYDQIRDRLRANAVPIQLPIGAEDQFKGIVDLVRMRAKIYKDDLGKEIEDTEIPAEMTELAEEYRTKLIEAVAETDDALMEKYFEGEELTEEEIRAALRKGTIAGTIVPMLCGSAFKNKGVQLLLDAVVDYLPAPIDIPAIKGHLPDGTEVERAADDDQPLAALAFKIMSDPYGRLTFVRVYSGVLKKGSYVLNATKGKKERISRLIVLKADERIEVDELRAGDLGAALGLKETFTGDTLCDESSPVILESLYIPEPVISVAVEPKTKQDMEKLSKALQALSEEDPTFRVSVDPETNQTVIAGMGELHLEILVDRMQREFKVEANIGQPQVAYRETIRKPVRAEGKFIRQSGGKGQYGHVVIEVEPAEPGTGFEFVSKIVGGVVPKEYIPPAEQGMKEACESGILAGYPVIDLKVTLVDGSYHEVDSSEMAFKIAGSMAIKEAVMKANPVLLEPMMKVEVEVPEEFLGTVMGDLISRRGQIEGQTVENGIAKVTAKVPLERMFGYATDIRSNTQGRGIFSMEFSHYEEVPRNVAEAIIAKNKGNA
- the tuf gene encoding elongation factor Tu → MARAKFERTKPHVNIGTIGHVDHGKTTLTAAITMTLAAQGKAQARKYDEIDAAPEEKARGITINTAHVEYETEKRHYAHVDCPGHADYVKNMITGAAQMDGAILVVAATDGAMPQTKEHILLARQVGVPSIVVFLNKVDMVDDEELLELVELELRELLSEYEFPGDEVPIIRGSGLKALEAMTANPKTQRGENEWVDKIYELMDAVDNYIPTPERDVDKPFLMAVEDVFSITGRGTVATGRIERGRIKLNETVELVGLRETRTTTVTGIEMFKKSLEEGIAGDNAGLLLRGLKKEDVERGMVIAKPGSITPHTQFEGEVYVLTEKEGGRKTPFFAGYRPQFYVRTTDVTGTITSFTADDGSAAEMVMPGDRIKMTVELIQPIAIEQGMRFAIREGGRTIGAGVVSKILK